In one window of Rhodospirillales bacterium DNA:
- a CDS encoding flavin reductase family protein: MFYRTDVNDHGLPHDPFKACVVPRPIGWISTMSPAGVHNLAPYSFFNGVATAPPMVMFASNGRQPHGAKDSLANVEETGEFVANLATWDLREAMNRSSAPLGPDVDEFAFAGLEALPAKLVRPARVAGAPVHLECVHHQTVDLPSNEPEGRNAIVIGQVVGVHIEDGLISDGILDLSRVQPLARLGYFDYTVVNEMFSISRPRTPKS; this comes from the coding sequence GTGTTCTACCGAACAGACGTTAACGACCACGGCTTGCCGCACGATCCCTTCAAGGCGTGCGTCGTGCCACGCCCGATAGGCTGGATAAGCACGATGTCGCCCGCCGGCGTCCACAATCTCGCCCCGTACAGTTTCTTCAACGGTGTGGCGACGGCACCGCCGATGGTGATGTTCGCCTCGAACGGACGACAACCGCACGGCGCCAAGGATTCGCTTGCGAACGTAGAAGAGACCGGTGAGTTCGTTGCCAATCTCGCAACTTGGGACCTTCGCGAAGCAATGAACCGGAGCAGCGCTCCCCTAGGGCCAGATGTCGATGAGTTCGCGTTTGCGGGACTCGAGGCGCTGCCGGCGAAGCTGGTTCGTCCCGCGCGAGTGGCCGGGGCGCCGGTTCACTTGGAGTGCGTTCATCATCAAACTGTCGACTTGCCATCGAACGAACCGGAGGGACGAAATGCCATCGTGATCGGGCAGGTGGTGGGTGTGCATATCGAAGACGGCCTGATTTCAGACGGGATCCTCGATCTTTCGCGCGTGCAGCCGCTGGCCCGTCTCGGATACTTCGACTACACCGTAGTGAACGAAATGTTTTCGATTTCCCGGCCGCGGACGCCGAAATCCTGA
- the gatB gene encoding Asp-tRNA(Asn)/Glu-tRNA(Gln) amidotransferase subunit GatB, translated as MTGARTIAGATGAWELAIGLEVHAQVATQSKLFSGAATAFGAAANAQVSLVDAAMPGMLPVINRAAVDQAIRTGLALGAEINRFSVFDRKNYFYPDLPQGYQISQYRHPIVGAGELQIDMPDGRIRVVGIERLHLEQDAGKLVHDRSATDSHVDLNRAGIPLMEIVSRPDLRDWEEAGAYLRKLRALLRAVGSCDGNMEQGSLRADANVSVRRPGAPLGTRCEIKNLNSVRFLMRAIETEAGRQVALLEAGETVRQETRLYDPQRNETRAMRSKEDAHDYRYFPDPDLVPLQLSESRIERLRASLPELPDETRERLIRDYGLTPYDASVLVADPDAPHFFEAAAQDCSGKRVANWIVTNLFGALNEAGHTLAESPVSAPDLGQLVGLIEDGTISDRIARDVFDEMFRTGASPQSIVDARGLRQIQDTDAIDAAIGAVLAANPGQVDQYRAGKTKVLGWFVGQVMKATRGQANPGLVNERLRQKLDGGSEA; from the coding sequence ATGACCGGTGCGCGGACGATCGCCGGCGCCACCGGTGCCTGGGAGCTCGCGATCGGACTGGAAGTCCATGCGCAGGTCGCGACGCAATCGAAGCTGTTTTCCGGCGCTGCCACCGCGTTTGGGGCGGCCGCCAACGCCCAGGTAAGCCTCGTGGACGCGGCCATGCCCGGCATGCTGCCGGTGATCAACCGTGCTGCGGTTGACCAAGCTATCCGCACCGGTCTCGCGCTTGGCGCCGAGATCAACAGGTTCTCGGTGTTTGACCGCAAGAACTACTTCTATCCGGATCTGCCGCAGGGTTACCAGATTTCGCAATACCGGCATCCCATCGTGGGGGCGGGAGAGCTTCAGATCGACATGCCGGATGGTCGGATCCGCGTCGTGGGCATCGAGCGCCTGCACCTCGAGCAGGATGCCGGCAAGCTCGTGCATGACCGAAGCGCGACCGATTCCCACGTTGACCTCAACCGGGCCGGGATTCCCCTGATGGAGATCGTCTCCCGGCCCGATCTCCGCGATTGGGAGGAGGCCGGCGCCTATCTGCGGAAACTTCGGGCCCTGCTGCGGGCGGTCGGCAGCTGTGACGGCAACATGGAGCAGGGATCGTTGCGGGCCGACGCGAACGTGTCAGTCCGCCGCCCCGGCGCGCCGCTCGGGACCCGCTGCGAGATCAAGAATCTGAACTCCGTGCGATTCCTGATGCGGGCGATAGAGACGGAAGCCGGGCGCCAGGTGGCTCTCCTCGAAGCCGGCGAGACCGTGCGTCAGGAAACGCGCCTCTACGATCCGCAGCGGAACGAGACCCGCGCGATGCGAAGCAAAGAGGATGCCCATGACTATCGCTACTTCCCGGATCCGGATCTCGTTCCGCTGCAGCTCTCGGAATCCCGTATCGAGAGACTCCGGGCCTCGCTGCCGGAACTGCCGGACGAGACCCGGGAGAGGCTGATCCGGGACTACGGGCTGACCCCGTATGATGCGTCGGTACTGGTAGCGGATCCGGACGCCCCGCATTTTTTCGAGGCGGCCGCACAAGACTGCAGTGGCAAGCGGGTCGCCAACTGGATCGTTACGAACCTTTTTGGCGCTCTGAACGAGGCCGGACACACGCTGGCGGAATCGCCGGTATCGGCGCCTGACCTCGGCCAGTTGGTCGGCCTCATCGAAGACGGCACCATTTCGGACCGGATCGCCCGGGACGTCTTCGATGAGATGTTCCGAACCGGAGCATCTCCGCAGTCGATCGTGGACGCGCGAGGGCTCCGCCAGATCCAGGATACGGATGCCATCGACGCTGCTATCGGCGCCGTTCTCGCGGCCAATCCGGGGCAGGTCGATCAATACCGTGCCGGCAAGACCAAGGTGCTCGGGTGGTTTGTCGGACAAGTGATGAAGGCAACGCGGGGTCAGGCCAATCCCGGCCTCGTGAATGAACGACTTCGGCAGAAACTGGATGGCGGCAGCGAAGCCTGA
- the ruvX gene encoding Holliday junction resolvase RuvX yields the protein MTSSHLPEHGPLLGLDLGTRTVGVAVSDRAQELAVAVETIRVPRPTASLPRLEVVARERAAVGLVVGLPLHLDGRAGTRAQSAKRVAGILSRALDLPLTLWDERLSTRAVEQALIRADVSRARRRQGIDAESAVWMLQGFLDSLH from the coding sequence ATGACGTCCTCACACCTTCCTGAACACGGCCCGCTGCTCGGCCTGGATCTCGGTACCAGGACCGTCGGTGTCGCCGTCTCGGATCGCGCACAGGAACTCGCGGTGGCGGTCGAAACGATCCGCGTGCCCCGTCCAACGGCCAGCCTTCCGCGCCTGGAAGTCGTCGCGCGCGAACGGGCGGCAGTCGGCCTCGTGGTCGGACTTCCCCTGCATCTCGACGGCCGCGCCGGCACGCGTGCCCAGAGCGCCAAGCGGGTTGCCGGTATCTTGAGCCGCGCACTCGACCTTCCCCTGACGCTGTGGGATGAGCGCCTGTCCACCCGCGCCGTCGAACAGGCGCTGATCCGGGCCGACGTGTCGCGGGCACGCCGCCGCCAGGGCATCGACGCGGAATCTGCCGTCTGGATGCTGCAGGGATTTCTCGACTCCCTGCACTGA
- the gatC gene encoding Asp-tRNA(Asn)/Glu-tRNA(Gln) amidotransferase subunit GatC encodes MALTDNDVRRVAELVRIRLDETEVKPLGEELSRIFSWIEALREVDVVGVAPMTSVVEMQLREREDSVTDGNCPDRILSNAPAAEDGLFVVPRVIE; translated from the coding sequence ATGGCACTGACCGACAACGATGTTCGCCGCGTTGCGGAACTGGTGCGAATTCGCCTGGACGAAACCGAAGTGAAACCGCTGGGTGAGGAGCTGTCCAGGATCTTCAGTTGGATCGAGGCCTTGCGTGAGGTCGACGTGGTGGGCGTGGCGCCGATGACAAGCGTGGTGGAGATGCAGCTCCGTGAACGTGAGGATTCGGTGACGGACGGGAACTGTCCCGACCGGATCCTCAGCAATGCGCCGGCGGCGGAAGACGGACTCTTCGTCGTACCGCGGGTCATCGAATAG
- the thpR gene encoding RNA 2',3'-cyclic phosphodiesterase: MPRLFVALPVPPECADRLLEFRTSLPGVRWMAPQSLHVTLRFLGKLDSADLPEIDEALHEIRNQPVPVRCVGLDMYQGADRRPRAIVRTVESQVNLTGLHRAVEQALRSFDSTGRRRFKPHVTLARIHRSARRSRLQYCLDGAGLLEPVTWLADGFSLYSSHLGREGAVYTAEATYPLRVR; the protein is encoded by the coding sequence ATGCCCCGCCTGTTCGTGGCATTGCCGGTACCGCCTGAGTGCGCAGACCGGTTGCTGGAGTTCCGAACCAGCCTGCCCGGCGTTCGCTGGATGGCGCCTCAATCCCTCCACGTCACATTGCGCTTCCTGGGGAAGTTGGACAGCGCCGACCTCCCGGAAATCGACGAAGCCCTTCACGAGATCCGGAATCAGCCGGTCCCCGTGCGATGCGTTGGGTTGGACATGTACCAAGGCGCGGACCGGCGGCCCAGGGCGATCGTCCGTACCGTGGAGTCTCAGGTGAACCTGACCGGGTTGCACCGCGCTGTCGAACAGGCTCTGCGCTCGTTTGATTCAACGGGGCGCCGACGTTTCAAGCCGCACGTCACCCTTGCCCGAATCCACCGATCTGCAAGACGTTCGAGGCTGCAGTACTGCCTGGATGGGGCTGGCCTGCTGGAACCGGTGACTTGGCTCGCCGACGGCTTTTCGCTGTACTCCTCGCACCTTGGCCGGGAGGGAGCGGTCTACACGGCGGAGGCAACCTACCCGCTGCGAGTTCGGTAG
- a CDS encoding glutathione S-transferase N-terminal domain-containing protein, giving the protein MIDLYTWSTPNGRKVSIFLEEVGLEYEVHPVNITKDEQFAPEFLEFSPNNKIPAIVDREAGVRMMEAGAILLYLAEKTGAFQPADAEEHRQVMQWLMMQTGSVGPMLGQAHHFLKFNRGAAPYAEERYGKEARRIYGVLDRRLDSTAYLAGSNYGIADIATWPWIARFEWQDIDLQTFPNVLRWYQDIASRDAVRRGYDVPKINATIPVP; this is encoded by the coding sequence ATGATCGATCTCTACACCTGGTCCACACCCAACGGCCGCAAGGTCTCGATATTTCTTGAAGAGGTTGGGCTCGAATACGAGGTGCATCCAGTCAACATCACCAAGGATGAGCAGTTTGCTCCTGAATTCCTGGAGTTCAGTCCAAACAACAAGATTCCGGCGATTGTCGATCGAGAGGCCGGTGTCCGCATGATGGAAGCTGGAGCGATCCTGCTCTACCTCGCCGAGAAAACCGGGGCATTTCAGCCCGCGGACGCCGAGGAGCACCGGCAGGTCATGCAGTGGCTGATGATGCAGACCGGATCAGTGGGTCCGATGCTCGGCCAGGCGCACCATTTCCTCAAGTTCAATCGCGGGGCGGCCCCCTACGCGGAAGAGCGCTACGGCAAGGAAGCCCGAAGGATTTACGGAGTACTTGACCGGCGGCTCGACTCAACGGCCTATCTCGCAGGTTCGAATTACGGCATCGCGGACATCGCCACGTGGCCTTGGATCGCACGGTTCGAATGGCAGGACATCGACCTTCAGACATTCCCGAACGTGCTCAGGTGGTACCAGGACATCGCTTCGCGCGACGCGGTACGGCGCGGATACGATGTTCCGAAGATCAACGCGACGATCCCGGTTCCCTGA
- a CDS encoding LysM peptidoglycan-binding domain-containing protein, whose product MPPSSRWIAVGAAVSIALVVYGLFALYDMAREDALRRVASLTTEQADATAPPPDPMRDPEPGDTTDNGEADAAVDKPPEPESTVAAVPEPAEDGLTLEEGQATTPADSPTDNEVPSSAASDEQAEGTVDVETTTSEEDPLDSSAGPPESEDSAGQPQQVETQVPAGQAGDAASPPEEGAVSSAAEDQAAAPPAAVEPEPADPGTETEVGSGGEADPPDSPVAQQDEAPASPTTVVAEPAGEPSPAPTSARTGEPAGVDPVVAPAPEPAATPEPVGQEDAETALAEAEATPPAPLEDTPPATAGSETGDVPVVEPVVAPTPEPVSAPEPIDLQDAEPALAEAEATLDKPGEETPSATARSETGDVPEVDPVVTPAPEPAAAPQLAEQEDPEPVLADVEVTSAEPAEETPSATARSETGDVPAVAEIVAPAPEPAEPRAPVVREDTEPALAEAEATPPAPTEETPPVTAGSETGGVPEVDPLVASAPEPTAEPEPIEPQDAEPALAEAETTPDEHAEASVPAPSTDGSERAAEQEEPATTPLSEAQTADGVAAEPALTPESPDTASAVRADGPGPDDGVPSEAPAAQQVAALPEAPADATAPDRAGAAILEESPPGPESTAPPPPEDVAQFDVVQVSPDGTVVVAGRTAPGSQVELVVDGEVIATADTNRNGEFVFVPDVQLLPGVRELSIAALSPDVPDRRTASRIVVVLIPDREMLAARVTEPTESTPSEAPIALLVDEQGETVGVIQPSPSMAEPDTVLSLTTVTFDEDGYASITGGGEAGQKVTVYLDNEVTGSTIIGENGYWTVRIQHPLAKTGSYKVRIDQTAPNDDTVTERIVTTLIRAGGKLIPAAATVVTVVKGNTLWGISRRHYGRGILYTLIYDSNSYQIADPHWIYPGQKFLIPERN is encoded by the coding sequence ATGCCCCCTAGCTCCCGCTGGATCGCAGTCGGCGCAGCCGTGTCGATCGCACTGGTCGTTTACGGACTGTTCGCCCTGTACGACATGGCGAGGGAAGACGCCCTGAGGCGGGTCGCATCTCTGACCACGGAACAGGCAGATGCCACGGCTCCGCCACCGGATCCAATGCGGGATCCCGAGCCCGGCGACACGACGGACAATGGGGAGGCGGACGCTGCCGTCGACAAACCGCCAGAGCCTGAATCGACCGTTGCGGCCGTGCCAGAGCCGGCAGAAGACGGCCTGACCCTGGAGGAGGGACAGGCAACGACGCCGGCTGATTCCCCGACTGATAATGAGGTTCCGTCTTCCGCGGCGAGCGATGAGCAAGCCGAAGGCACCGTCGACGTAGAAACAACCACTTCTGAAGAAGATCCCTTGGATTCGTCAGCCGGACCACCGGAATCGGAAGATTCCGCTGGGCAGCCCCAGCAGGTCGAAACACAAGTCCCGGCCGGACAAGCTGGCGACGCAGCTTCGCCCCCAGAGGAAGGTGCAGTTTCCTCGGCCGCTGAAGATCAAGCAGCGGCTCCGCCCGCAGCAGTTGAGCCCGAGCCTGCCGACCCGGGCACGGAAACAGAAGTTGGGTCTGGCGGAGAGGCCGATCCGCCTGATTCGCCGGTCGCGCAGCAGGACGAGGCGCCCGCTTCGCCGACGACGGTGGTGGCCGAACCTGCAGGGGAACCGTCGCCAGCGCCAACAAGTGCCCGAACGGGGGAACCCGCAGGCGTGGACCCGGTCGTGGCGCCTGCCCCGGAGCCTGCGGCAACGCCAGAGCCGGTCGGGCAGGAGGACGCGGAGACGGCGTTGGCCGAGGCCGAAGCGACTCCGCCCGCGCCCTTAGAGGACACGCCGCCAGCGACGGCGGGATCCGAGACCGGGGACGTTCCAGTGGTGGAACCGGTCGTGGCGCCTACCCCGGAGCCCGTGTCAGCGCCTGAGCCGATCGACCTACAGGACGCGGAGCCGGCGTTGGCCGAGGCCGAAGCGACCCTGGACAAGCCCGGTGAGGAAACACCGTCCGCGACGGCGAGATCGGAGACCGGGGACGTCCCGGAGGTGGACCCGGTCGTGACGCCTGCCCCGGAGCCTGCGGCAGCGCCTCAGCTGGCCGAGCAGGAGGACCCGGAGCCTGTGCTGGCCGATGTCGAAGTGACTTCGGCTGAGCCTGCGGAAGAAACGCCGTCCGCGACGGCGAGATCGGAGACCGGGGACGTTCCAGCGGTGGCCGAGATCGTGGCGCCTGCCCCGGAGCCCGCGGAACCACGTGCGCCGGTCGTGCGGGAGGACACGGAGCCGGCGTTGGCCGAGGCCGAAGCGACTCCGCCCGCGCCCACTGAGGAAACGCCGCCGGTGACGGCGGGATCCGAGACCGGGGGCGTCCCGGAAGTGGACCCGCTGGTGGCGTCCGCTCCGGAGCCCACGGCAGAGCCTGAGCCGATCGAGCCGCAGGACGCGGAGCCGGCGTTGGCCGAGGCCGAAACGACCCCGGACGAGCACGCGGAGGCTTCGGTGCCTGCGCCTTCGACGGACGGATCCGAGCGAGCTGCCGAGCAAGAGGAACCCGCGACCACACCTCTGTCCGAAGCTCAAACAGCCGATGGAGTTGCCGCGGAGCCAGCCTTGACTCCTGAGTCCCCGGACACTGCGTCAGCAGTGCGCGCGGATGGGCCAGGACCGGATGACGGAGTTCCATCTGAAGCGCCGGCCGCACAACAGGTGGCGGCATTGCCGGAGGCACCGGCTGACGCAACCGCGCCCGATCGTGCGGGTGCAGCGATCCTGGAAGAGTCCCCTCCGGGGCCAGAATCGACGGCTCCCCCGCCGCCGGAAGACGTGGCCCAGTTTGACGTGGTGCAGGTGTCTCCCGACGGGACGGTCGTCGTCGCCGGCCGGACGGCGCCCGGGTCTCAGGTCGAGCTGGTCGTCGATGGCGAAGTCATTGCGACAGCTGACACCAACCGTAACGGCGAGTTCGTGTTTGTTCCCGACGTGCAATTACTGCCCGGCGTGCGGGAACTTTCCATTGCCGCGCTGTCACCCGACGTTCCTGACCGACGGACGGCCTCGCGAATTGTCGTGGTGCTAATTCCGGATCGCGAGATGCTCGCCGCCCGCGTCACCGAACCGACGGAAAGCACGCCGAGCGAGGCACCGATCGCGTTGCTGGTTGACGAGCAGGGAGAGACCGTGGGTGTCATTCAGCCGAGCCCGTCGATGGCCGAGCCCGACACGGTGCTCTCACTAACCACGGTGACGTTCGATGAGGACGGCTACGCGTCGATCACTGGCGGCGGCGAAGCGGGGCAGAAAGTCACGGTCTACCTGGACAACGAGGTGACGGGTTCCACGATCATCGGCGAGAACGGCTACTGGACGGTTCGCATCCAGCACCCGCTTGCGAAAACAGGCAGCTACAAGGTTCGGATTGACCAGACTGCGCCGAACGACGATACCGTCACGGAACGAATCGTCACCACGCTAATTCGTGCCGGCGGCAAGTTGATTCCTGCAGCGGCGACGGTCGTTACCGTCGTCAAAGGAAACACCTTGTGGGGAATTTCTCGCCGCCATTACGGACGGGGCATCCTGTACACGCTGATTTACGACTCCAACAGCTATCAAATCGCCGATCCGCACTGGATCTACCCGGGCCAGAAATTCCTCATTCCTGAGCGGAATTAA
- the gatA gene encoding Asp-tRNA(Asn)/Glu-tRNA(Gln) amidotransferase subunit GatA — MAVPSDLARLGVAEAADRLAAGDCSAVELVEACIAAQEATRDLNAVVADTAERARAAAVHADQRRRCNEARPLEGIPVAVKDIFCTEGVATTACSRILDGFVPEYESTVSARLWDAGAILVGKTNMDEFAMGSSNETSRCGPVRNPWSPAGGPSLVPGGSSGGSAAIVAASAVPAALGTDTGGSIRQPASFCGVVGLKPTYGRCSRWGIIAFASSLDQAGPLTRSVADAALILEHIAGFDPRDSTSADLAVPDLHAALQGNVKGLRVGVPSEYQLDSLPGSISDLWERGIAWFRDAGAELREVSLPHTRYALPAYYIVAPAEASANLARYDGVRFGARSMGTDPDELYTRTRRDGFGEEVRRRIMIGGYVLSEGYYDAYYLRAQQVRTRIAEDFRQAFQNVDVLLTPTTPSSAFAEGAKTDDPLAMYVNDIFTVPASLAGLPAISVPAGLDEDGLPLGLQLIGRAFDEVTLLQAATMLEDAAGTFRPPVAAA, encoded by the coding sequence ATAGCCGTGCCGTCGGATCTGGCGCGGCTCGGCGTGGCCGAGGCAGCAGACCGGCTTGCGGCCGGCGATTGCTCCGCCGTTGAGCTCGTGGAAGCGTGTATCGCCGCACAGGAGGCAACCCGGGATCTGAACGCGGTCGTGGCGGATACTGCGGAGCGCGCGCGCGCGGCCGCCGTGCATGCCGACCAACGTCGCCGGTGTAACGAGGCGCGTCCCCTGGAAGGGATTCCCGTTGCGGTCAAGGACATCTTCTGTACCGAGGGCGTTGCCACCACCGCCTGCTCGCGGATTCTCGATGGATTTGTCCCGGAATACGAATCCACGGTCAGCGCCAGGTTGTGGGATGCCGGCGCCATCCTCGTTGGCAAAACCAACATGGATGAGTTCGCGATGGGATCGTCCAACGAAACGAGCCGGTGCGGACCCGTCCGGAATCCTTGGAGTCCGGCGGGCGGCCCGTCGCTTGTACCGGGCGGGAGTTCCGGCGGGTCGGCGGCGATTGTTGCGGCGTCGGCCGTGCCGGCCGCGTTGGGTACGGACACCGGAGGGTCCATCCGCCAACCCGCGTCGTTCTGCGGAGTGGTCGGGCTCAAGCCGACCTACGGCCGGTGTTCACGCTGGGGAATCATCGCGTTCGCGAGCTCGCTGGATCAGGCCGGCCCGCTCACGCGCTCCGTGGCGGACGCCGCTCTGATCCTCGAGCACATTGCAGGATTCGATCCCAGGGATTCCACCTCGGCCGACCTGGCTGTGCCCGACCTTCACGCCGCATTGCAAGGGAACGTCAAGGGCCTCCGGGTCGGCGTGCCGTCGGAGTACCAACTGGACTCGCTGCCCGGTTCGATCAGCGATCTCTGGGAGCGGGGCATCGCGTGGTTTCGCGACGCCGGTGCCGAATTGCGCGAGGTGTCCTTGCCCCACACGCGCTATGCCCTGCCGGCCTATTACATCGTGGCGCCGGCGGAGGCGTCGGCGAACCTGGCCCGCTACGACGGCGTGCGGTTCGGTGCGCGGTCCATGGGCACGGACCCCGATGAACTGTATACGCGGACTCGGCGGGACGGTTTCGGCGAGGAGGTGCGCCGGCGCATCATGATCGGCGGTTACGTGCTCTCCGAGGGCTACTACGACGCCTATTACCTGCGCGCGCAGCAGGTGCGGACGCGGATTGCGGAAGACTTTCGACAAGCCTTCCAGAATGTGGACGTGCTGCTGACGCCGACGACGCCGAGCTCGGCGTTCGCGGAAGGCGCCAAGACCGACGACCCGCTGGCCATGTACGTCAATGACATTTTCACGGTCCCGGCCAGCCTCGCCGGGTTGCCGGCCATCTCCGTCCCGGCAGGGTTGGACGAAGATGGCCTCCCGCTTGGCCTGCAACTCATTGGCCGTGCGTTCGACGAGGTCACGCTGCTGCAGGCTGCGACCATGCTGGAGGACGCAGCCGGAACGTTTCGGCCGCCGGTGGCGGCGGCATGA